A single Corticium candelabrum chromosome 12, ooCorCand1.1, whole genome shotgun sequence DNA region contains:
- the LOC134188156 gene encoding uncharacterized protein LOC134188156: MGSFMIRRVFDVLSISLMAALLFNVDGVCGKPITRVTRNTERNCNTFEDYIIILTYDRTKVLTVLPRGQGLELRNVTEKITLSNLFSKTSGLYPTFTAYAKQRKLSVDDEGKLTITNNASTFYAIHANFTRKNLTFEYYLRALTNGTKCGEGDYIASPYKHVEPHKLTSTHAACAHEPLAAGVDGLDWNEYIFFLEEVNSSRHLSEELTQLCCK, encoded by the exons ATGGGAAGTTTCATGATCAGACGTGTCTTCGACGTATTGTCGATCAGCTTGATGGCTGCCTTGCTGTTCAACGTGGATGGCGTTTGTGGAAAACCGATAACGAGAGTGACGAGAAACACTGAA AGAAACTGCAACACGTTTGAAGATTACATCATCATTTTGACGTACGACCGCACGAAAGTACTGACAGTCTTACCTCGCGGGCAAGGACTAGAGCTGAGAAACGTGACAGAGAAGATCACACTGAGCAATTTGTTTAGCAAAACAAGTGGCTTGTATCCAACGTTTACGGCATACGCAAAGCAGCGCAAACTGTCAGTGGATGATGAAGGAAAATTGACTAttacg AACAATGCATCGACATTCTACGCCATACACGCCAATTTCACCCGCAAAAATCTAACGTTCGAATACTACTTGCGTGCGCTAACAAACGGTACCAAATGTGGTGAAGGCGACTACATTGCCTCTCCTTACAAACACGTGGAGCCACACAAACTGACCAGCACGCATGCGGCCTGCGCACATGAACCTCTAGCAGCAGGAGTTGATGGTCTTGATTGGAATGAGTATATCTTCTTTTTGGAGGAGGTGAATAGCAGCAGACATCTCAGTGAAGAACTGACGCAACTTTGTTGCAAGTAA
- the LOC134188076 gene encoding uncharacterized protein LOC134188076, with the protein MGSFMIRRVFDVLSISLMTALLFNVDGVCGKPITRVTRNTERNCNAFEDYIVILTYDRTKVLTVLPRGQGLELRNVTEKITLSNLFIKTSGLYPTFTAYAKQRKLSVDDEGKLTITNNASTFYAIHANFTRKNLTFEYYLRALTNGTKCGEGDYIASPYKHVEPHKLTSTHAACAHEPLAAGVDGLDWNEYIFFLEEVNSSRHLSEELTQLCCK; encoded by the exons ATGGGAAGTTTCATGATCAGACGTGTCTTCGACGTATTGTCGATCAGCTTGATGACTGCCTTGCTGTTCAACGTGGATGGCGTTTGTGGAAAACCGATAACGAGAGTTACGAGAAACACTGAA AGAAACTGCAACGCGTTTGAAGATTACATCGTCATTTTGACGTACGACCGCACGAAAGTACTGACAGTCTTACCTCGCGGGCAAGGACTAGAGCTGAGAAACGTGACAGAGAAGATCACACTGAGCAATTTGTTTATCAAAACAAGTGGCTTGTATCCAACGTTTACGGCATACGCAAAGCAGCGCAAACTGTCAGTGGATGATGAAGGAAAATTGACTAttacg AACAATGCATCGACATTCTACGCCATACACGCCAATTTCACCCGCAAAAATCTAACGTTCGAATACTACTTGCGTGCGCTAACAAACGGTACCAAATGTGGTGAAGGCGACTACATTGCCTCTCCTTACAAACACGTGGAGCCACACAAACTGACCAGCACGCATGCGGCCTGCGCACATGAACCTCTAGCAGCAGGAGTTGATGGTCTTGATTGGAATGAGTATATCTTCTTTTTGGAGGAGGTGAATAGCAGCAGACATCTCAGTGAAGAACTGACGCAACTTTGTTGCAAGTAA
- the LOC134188137 gene encoding uncharacterized protein LOC134188137 — protein MGSFMIRRVFDVLSISLMAALLFNVDGVCGKPITRVTRNTERNCNAFEDYIVILTYDRTKVLTVLPRGQGLELRNVTEKITLSNLFSKTSGLYPTFTAYAKQRKLSVDDEGKLTITNNASTFYAIHANFTRKNLTFEYYLRALTNGTKCGEGDYIASPYKHVEPHKLTSTHAACAHEPLAAGVDGLDWNEYIFFLEEVNSSRHLSEELTQLCCK, from the exons ATGGGAAGTTTCATGATCAGACGTGTCTTCGACGTATTGTCGATCAGCTTGATGGCTGCCTTGCTGTTCAACGTGGATGGCGTTTGTGGAAAACCGATAACGAGAGTTACGAGAAACACTGAA AGAAACTGCAACGCGTTTGAAGATTACATCGTCATTTTGACGTACGACCGCACGAAAGTACTGACAGTCTTACCTCGCGGGCAAGGACTAGAGCTGAGAAACGTGACAGAGAAGATCACACTGAGCAATTTGTTTAGCAAAACAAGTGGCTTGTATCCAACGTTTACGGCATACGCAAAGCAGCGCAAACTGTCAGTGGATGATGAAGGAAAATTGACTAttacg AACAATGCATCGACATTCTACGCCATACACGCCAATTTCACCCGCAAAAATCTAACGTTCGAATACTACTTGCGTGCGCTAACAAACGGTACCAAATGTGGTGAAGGCGACTACATTGCCTCTCCTTACAAACACGTGGAGCCACACAAACTGACCAGCACGCATGCGGCCTGCGCACATGAACCTCTAGCAGCAGGAGTTGATGGTCTTGATTGGAATGAGTATATCTTCTTTTTGGAGGAGGTGAATAGCAGCAGACATCTCAGTGAAGAACTGACGCAACTTTGTTGCAAGTAA
- the LOC134187911 gene encoding uncharacterized protein LOC134187911: MGSSLCSKLLELDDPQCGLLLLRHCHVPRLNFLARTVPPDRLLHAAVCHDHLTRATFTDMVGLNELDDTGWSQATLKVGFGGFGLSSTQKMAHLAFLASWAHSLKELPLRFPPLKDRLERFIEGSNTGQLIRTLVAKLPPKSGADDDEQFHTLEQMTEYPRKLQHRLTVDASHKRSEEVIKSMNSERHVARIRSLHGKGAGAWLEVIPTSDKNALKPNEFRVASCMRLGAGLPFSRLLKTCDCGTELDREGYHLLTCKYGGGPVWTHNSIVSAWSDCLSDLLIPHQIEPRQRFVDNENRPDITLYDTDTGITKECDVSIAHPWSKDIIKGAAREGGHAAAKREAAKSKKYSEESLADGSKPIVVPLVFEHFGRWGLKADELMNELGKKARGFDGRRIAVEFKTFWRKRLSITLQKCNSRVILRKLSRLSVRSLGDDSVLGVDRDIQCFTH, from the coding sequence ATGGGCAGCTCGTTGTGTTCAAAGCTACTTGAACTTGACGACCCTCAGTGTGGCCTCCTTTTGCTCAGACATTGTCATGTCCCCAGGCTGAATTTTTTGGCTAGGACTGTGCCACCTGACAGGttactgcatgcagctgtttGTCATGACCACCTTACAAGGGCTACTTTCACTGACATGGTTGGTTTGAACGAATTGGATGACACCGGATGGAGCCAGGCCACTCTGAAGGTCGGGTTCGGCGGATTTGGCTTATCATCAACTCAGAAGATGGCTCACCTAGCATTTCTGGCGTCATGGGCACACTCTTTGAAAGAACTGCCATTGAGATTTCCACCTCTGAAAGATCGTTTAGAACGGTTTATTGAAGGTAGCAATACAGGACAACTTATTCGTACATTGGTGGCAAAACTACCACCCAAGTCGGGTGCAGATGATGACGAGCAGTTTCACACCTTAGAGCAGATGACAGAATACCCtagaaaattgcaacatcgCCTGACGGTAGACGCTTCTCATAAACGATCAGAAGAAGTTATCAAAAGCATGAACTCAGAGAGACATGTTGCAAGGATCAGGTCCTTACacggaaaaggagctggagcatggctagagGTAATACCAACTTCAGACAAGAACGCACTGAAGCCGAATGAATTTCGTGTAGCGTCTTGTATGAGGTTGGGTGCTGGTTTGCCTTTCAGCCGGCTGCTtaagacgtgtgactgtggaactGAGCTGGATCGCGAGGGCTACCACCTtttgacatgtaaatatggaggtggacctgtgtggacgCATAACTCCATAGTGTCTGCATGGAGTGATTGCCTAAGCGATTTACTCATTCCCCATCAAATAGAACCGAGACAGCGATTTGTAGACAACGAAAACCGGCCTGACATCACGCTTTACGACACTGACACTGGGATcacaaaagaatgtgatgtttcgatagctcacccttggagcaaagacattattaaaggtgcagccagagaaggtggccatgcagcagctaaacgagaggcagcaaagtcaaaaaaatactcagaggaatcgcttgcggatggatcgaagcctatagttgtcccactcgtctttgaacacttcggcaggtggggcttaaaggctgacgagctgatgaatgaactggggaagaaggcgagaggctttgatggaagaagaattgcggtagagtttaaaaccttctggaggaaaagactgtctattactcttcaaaaatgcaacagcagagtgattttgcggaagctgtcaaggctttctgtgcgctcattaggagatgacagtgttttgggagtagatagagacattcagtgttttactcattag